The following nucleotide sequence is from Methylotenera sp. G11.
TGACAGTCTTGGTATTTTTTGAAATTTAAATTGATGTTTGTTTTGTGAGAAGCACTTAATTCTCTATATATATTATTTAGGTAAAAAATAATGAATATGCAATACATAAGAAAAACACTAGTAACAGGCTTGGCAGTGTTAACTGCCGGATTTTTAGCATTCAGCACTGCCGCGCAGGCCGGCGTCAAGATCCAGAAATGGCAGACTTCTTCTGGTTCTGAAGTGTATTTTGTGGAGAACCACGACCTGCCGATCGTCGACATCAGCATTAACTTTGCTGCGGGTGCAGCCCGTGACACGGCGCAGAAATCAGGTGTGGCGGGTGTTACGCGATACCTCATGACTTTGGGTGCGGCCGGCATGACGGATGAAAAAATCGCGAATAAAATGGCCGACGTAGGCGCTATCCTGGGCGGTGATTTTGATGCTGACCGCGCCGCGTTCAAATTGCGCACACTCAGCAGCGAGCGCGAGAAAACGCAGGCACTGGATGTGTTCACTAAAATCCTGCAACACCCGGATTTTCCTGAAGATGTACTGGCGCGTGAAAAAGCCCGTATCATTGCAGGCCTGCAGGAATCGGCAACGCAGCCGGAGAGTATTTCCAGCAAAGCGTTCATGGCGGCATTGTATGGCAGCCATCCATACAGCCTTGATGAATCCGGCGAAGTGGATACGGTGGGCAGGATCAGCCGCGCTGACCTGCTGGATTTCTATCGGCAATATTATGGCGCTAAAGGCGCCGTCGTAGCGATTATCGGCGATTTAAGCCGTGAGCAGGCTGCGGCTGTGGCCGAGAGCATGACTGCCGGTTTGCCTGAGTCTGCCATTAAAGCCCCGATCCCTGCGGTCACGCTGCCGACGCAGCCGGTAGAAAAGCGCATTGCGCATCCGGCGTCGCAGTCTCATATCCTGCTCGGTTACCCGGGTATCAAACGCGGAGACCCTGACTTGTTCCCGCTTTATGTGGGCAACTATGTGTTAGGCGGCGGTGGCTTCGTGTCACGCCTGACTGAAGAAGTGCGCGAAAAACGCGGCCTGGTTTACAGCGTATACAGCTATTTTGCGCCGATGGCCGAAGCCGGACCATTCCAGATCGGCTTGCAGACCAAGAAAGACCAGGCAGAGGATGCGCTCAAGCTGGTGAAGGAAACCCTGGATAATTTCATTAAGAATGGGGTCACCGAAGCTGAGCTGAAAGCTGCCAAGGCCAACATCATCGGCGGTTTTCCGATGCGTATCGATAGCAACAGCAAAATCCTGGATTACCTGTCCATGATCGGTTTTTACAAGCTGCCGCTGAATTACCTTGACACATACAACAGCAGCGTTGAAAAAGTCACGGCCGCGCAGATCAAAGACGCGTTCAGCCGCCGCCTGAAACCGGAGAATTTCGTAACCATTATCGTAGGCGACCCTGATGCCAAATAGTGGCCTGCCGTATAAATCAGTATTGCAGTGAGCGGGGCGGCGTGGCAATCTACATGCTTTATTGAATTTGAACGAGAGAACAGATTGCCGCGCAACACAGCAAGTAGCAAGAAACAGAACACAGTACGCATCAATGCAGGAGAGTGGCGCAGCCGCCTGCTTAAGTTTCCGGATGCCGAAGGTTTACGTCCGACACCGGAGCGTGTGCGGCAGACCGTATTCAACTGGCTGGGACAGGATATGACCGGGCTGCACTGCCTGGATCTTTTTGCGGGTAGCGGCGTGATGGGATTCGAGGCGCTGTCGCGCAATGCGAGATCGGCTGTGCTGGTGGAGAAAACCGCAGCGGTGTATAAAGCGATTCTTGATAATAAAACAGCACTCAAGGCGGATGCCGCGCGTACTTTCAATATGGATGCGTTAAGCTTCTTAGGCCAGGACAGCCAATTGTTTGATGTGGTTTTTCTTGACCCGCCATACAATCAGGGCTGGCTGCAGAAAGTGCTTCCGCTGCTGCCAGCCCACTTGAACCCGGATGGTTTCGTTTATGCCGAGGCAGAGTATGCCATCGAGCCGGACGAAGTGTGGCGGGTAGTCAAACAAAGCAAAGCAGGTAATGTTTTTTATCATCTGTTAAAATTGCACGGGAATTGAGGCGAAAAACATGACTGAAGCTAAAAAACGAACCGCAGTTTACCCCGGCACCTTCGACCCGATCACACTCGGACATGAAGACCTGGTGCGTCGTGCCGCCCACCTGTTCGACGAAGTGATCGTAGCGGTTGCCGGCAGCACCAATAAAGCGACCCTGTTCAGCCTGGCGGAGCGGGTGCAGCTTGCACAAGAGGTTTTTGGCAGTTACGGCAACGTGAAAGTGGTAGGGTTTAGCGGTTTGCTGATGCAGTTTGTGCAGGAGCAGCAGGCACAGATCGTGATTCGCGGCCTGCGGGCGGCTTCGGATTTCGAATATGAGTTTCAGCTGGCGGGCATGAACCGTAAACTCTACCCTAAGCTGGAAACGATGTTCTTGACCCCTTCGGACGAGTATATGTTCATATCGTCCAGCCTGGTTCGCGAAGTGGCAAAACTCGGCGGTGAAGTTGACCAGTTTGTATCGGCAACCGTTGAAAATGCGATTAAAAAGAAGTTGAGTTAAATATGAAATTGAAATGTTCTCCAAAAATCTATCGACTCGGGTTGCAGTGCAAGGCGCACAGCACGCAGCAGCCGAGACAGCACGCGCTTGTACTGGATGCTTGCGAGTACTGCGCAACGCAGCAATGTGCCCGAGGAATGGATTGTTAATATGGCTTTGATGATTACCGACGAATGTATCAATTGCGACGTCTGCGAGCCGGCCTGTCCGAACGAGGCGATCTATCAGGGCGAGGAGATTTATGAAATCGACCCTGATAAATGCACCGAATGCGTAGGCCATTACGATAAGCCGCAGTGCCAGCAGGTGTGCCCGATCGATTGCATCCCGTTCAACCCGGAAGTCGTTGAAAGCAAAGACCAGCTGATGGAAAAGTATTACCGCCTGACTGCCGGCCAATAAATCAAATTTAAGGAAAATCAAAATGCGCATGTTACATACTATGCTCCGTGTCGGAAACCTGGAGCGTTCGATCAAGTTTTATACCGAAGTGCTGGGCATGAAAGTGCTGCGCCAGCACGATTATCCGGATGGCAAGTTTACGCTGGCTTTTGTCGGCTATGGCGATGAAAGCGACCATACCGTGCTGGAGCTGACCTATAACTACGGTGTCGAAAGCTATGAGATGGGCAAGGCCTACGGGCACATCGCCATTGAAGTGGATGATGCATACAAGGCCTGTGACGCTGTGCGCAATACAGGCGGCAAGGTGATCCGCGAGGCTGGCCCGATGATGCACGGCACCACCGTGATCGCTTTTATTGAAGACCCGGATGGATACAAGGTAGAGTTCATTCAGGCGGGAACTTATTAATCAACCTCATTCCCGCCTGCGCGGGCATGACGAAAATGGAATAATGGTGGATATGGATTGGGTTCTATACCTGCTGGAGTGCAGAAACGGCACTTTCTATGCAGGTATCACCAATAACCTTGAACAGCGTTATGCCGCCCATCTCTCCGGCAAGGGTGCGCGTTATACGCGCGCCAACCCGCCCGTAAAAATTCTGGCCTCGAAACTATATGCAGACCGCTCTGCCGCCAGTGTCGCTGAGGCGCAGTTAAAACGGCTGCCCCGTCATAAAAAACTCGATTTCTTTAGCGTGCCGATATGAACAAGCCTGAATTGCTGAAAGCTGTGGAACTGGCCTTGTCCGGCGATTGGGATGGGGCGCACAATATTGCACAGGACTATGGCGATGCCACTGCCAACTGGCTGCATGCGGTACTGCATAAAGTCGAAGGTGATGCGTGGAATAGCCGTTACTGGTATGCACGCAGCGCAGGCAGGGCTTATGAGGATTTTGCCGATGCCAGGGATGAACTGCTGCATATCCAGAAGTTGTTAAGCAGTTGAAAGCCCGTGCGCGACCATGCACACGGGCTGCGAACAGGCGTTTTAATTAATCAAGAACGATGGCCTTCTCTTGTTCAGCATTGGCCGGGCTGCCGTATTTCCTGACCACCCAAAGGTAAACGGATGGCAGTACCAGCAGCGTGAGCAGGGTCGCGCTGATCAGCCCGCCAATCACGACTACGGCCAGCGGCCTTTGTGTTTCTGCACCGATGTTGTGTGACAGCGCCATCGGCAACAGGCCGAACATGGCCAGCAGGCCAGTCATCAATACCGTACGCAGGCGTGACATCGAGCCTTCATGCACGGCTTCTTCAGGTGTTTTGCCTTCGGCAATCAGCTGGTCGAATACCGATACCATCACCACCCCGTTAAGCACCGCCTGCCCGAACAGGGCGATGAAGCCAATCGCGGCCGACACCGATAACGGAATGCCGGTGATGAACAGCGCAACAATGCCGCCAATCAACGCAAAAGGAATATTGGCAACAATCAGCAGCGCGTTCTTGAACGAGCCGAAGGCATCGAACAGCAGCACAAAGATCAGCAGGATTGACAATGGAACAACGACAGAAAGCCTGGCCATGGCGCGCTGCTGGTTCTCAAATTCGCCTGACCATGTGACATACGCACCGTTGGGAACGCTGACGTTGGCATTCACTTTTTTCTGCATGTCGGCTACTACGCTGCCCATGTCCCGGTCCTGGATGAAGATGCCGATTGAAACCACGCGCTGGCCGTTTTCACGCGCGATGTTCATCGCCCCCATGGTCTGTTTGAAGTGTGCAAGTTCATGCAGTGGAATCTGCGCGCCATTCGGGGCGGCAATCAGCAGGTCATCCAGTTTGCTGAGTGAGCGCTGCTCCTGTGCCAGGCGCACGACTACCGAGAAGTGGCGCTCGCCCTCCCATAGCTCAGTGGTTGCCTTGCCTGCCAGTGCCGTTTCGATTGCATCCTGAATATCGGCAATATTGATGCCGTAGCGCGCCGCGGCATCGCGGTCAATATCAATGATCTGTTGCGGCAGGTCGCCGTCACGGTCTATATAAGCACGTGAAACACCCTGAACATTATGGATCTGATTCACGATAGACCTGGCTGTATTTCGCAATACGGACAGGTCATCTCCGTGTACCTTGATCACGATCTGGCCATCGATCTGGGAAATGCTTTCCAGCACGTTATCGCGGATAGGTTGTGAAAATGTTGCATCAACGCCAGGCAAGTTAGAAACCGCCTTGTCCATTTCATCAATGATCTGGGCTTTTTTGTGGTCTTTGCGCCAGGTTTCTTCCGGTGCCAGCTCTACAAAGAACTCCCCGCCATTGAATATCTTCGGGTCGGATCCGTCATCCGGCCTGCCGACTTTTGAAATCACGCTTTTCACTTCCGGTACGCTATGCAGCGCAGCCCGGATGCGATGTGCCGCCAGCAGCGCTTCCGATTGCGATATCGATGGCGGCAGCGTCACGTTCACCCAGATCGTGCCTTCATCCAGTTCCGGCAGGAATTCAGTCCCGACTTTCGTACCCAGCCCCAGCGCGGCCACTAACAGGATGAGTGCGATACCCAGTACTTTTTTGGGGCGTGCCACAGCCCATTTGAACGCAGGTTCGTAAAGATGCTTGAACCAGGTGAGCAGGCGATTGTCGTGGTGAGGAATACGGTCGCGCAGCAGCCACAGGCAAAGCAGCGGCACCAGTGTCAGCGACAGCATCAAAGAGCCCACCAGCGCCGAAGTTACCGAAAATGCCATGGGCGAGAATATGCGGCCTTCTGCACGCTGCAGCGTGAAGATGGGAATATGCGCTGCAATGATCACCAGCATTGAGAACAGGGTAGGGCGGCCGACTTCAGTGACCGCTTTATAGATCACTTTCCTGCGTTCGCTGAAATTATGCTGTGCTTCATCACTCATGTTGCCCAGCCGCAGGAATACGTTCTCGACCACGATCACCGCGCCATCGACAATGATGCCGAAGTCCATTGCGCCCAGTGACAGCAGGTTTGCCGGCAGATGCAGGAAGGTGAGCCCGATGAATGTCGATAATACCGCCAGTGGTATGATGCAGGCCACGATCAGCGCAGCCCGCAGGTTGCCCAGGAATAAAAGCAGCACGAACGTCACCAGCAGCGCGCCTTCAATCAGGTTGCCGAACACGGTATGCAGGGTTTTATCGATCAGCCAGGAGCGGTCGTAATAAGGCCTTAACTGCACGCCTGGCGGCAGGCCGTGGTCATTCAGCTCGCTGATGGTCTGCTTGATGCCTTTAAGCAGTTCGGAAGGGTTTTCACCTTTGCGCATCAGCACCAGGCCGTTTACGATGTCATCGGAGTCATCCTGGCCAACCAGGCCTTGAACCGGGGCACTGGCTTCTTTAACCTCAGCGATGTCACGCACCAGTATCGGCACGCCTTTGCCGTTATCACCGACAACGACGCGGTCTATGTCGGCTGAGGTTGTGAATGTACCCAGCGAGCGCACCAGGAACTGTTGGCGACCCTGTGAAATTGCGCCGCCACCGGCGTTGGCATTGGCGCGGGTGAGCGCGGAGAATAGCTGTGCCAGCGTTATTTTGGCATCACGCATCTTTGCCAGGTCCGGGTTGACTTCATACTGCTTGAGTGCGCCGCCCATGGATACGACGTTGGCAACCCCCGGTACTTTCTTGAGTGCTTTTTCAACCACCCATTCTTCAATTTCACGCAGCTGGCGTGAGTTGAGGTGGTCACCCTGCACGCGATAGCGGTATATCTCGCCGATTGAAGTTGCAAGCGGCGCTACATCAGGCTCGACGCCATCCGGCAGGTCGATGCCGCGCAGGCGCTCAAACACCTGCTGGCGCGCTTCTTTATCGCTTGGCTTGTCGTTGAAGGTAATCATCATGTATGACAGCCCGAACTGCGTATGTGTGAACATGCGCACCATATTTGGCATGCCGGACATGGCAACCTCAATCGGGATCGTGACCTGTTTTTCCACTTCTTCAGCCGCGCGCCCCGGATACTGGGCAACAATGTTGACTTGTGTGTCGGAAACGTCAGGGAATGCCTCAATCGGCAGGTTGATGAAAGCAATCACGCCGCCAAGCACAAAAAGTACCAGTCCCAGCACGACAAACACCGGCTGGGTTAATGCGAATCTAACAATACGGTTAATCATGGTGCGCACCCTTAATTCGCTGCTGCGCCGTCATGGCTGGCTACATTTTTCTGCCCGGTTTTGGGTGCCTGCTGCGCAGCTTGTGGCGTACGGTTTTCTTCTATAATTTTTTCGAGATAGAGTGCGCCATCCACGACAACCTGGTCACCTTTGTTGAGGCCTTCCGCGATCGATACCCACGCATCGCCGGACGCAACCGGTGTAATCTCTTTGCGGGTGAATATGCCGTCGGCAGTTTTAACGAACACCATTTTTGAAGCGTCTTTAAGGAATACGGCTTTTACCGGTATGTCCATCGTTTCTTTTGCGGTATCGTCGAATTCTGCCGTGACATACATTTCTGCTTTTAACTTCAAGGCCGTATTACGCACTTTCGCGCGTGCTTTCAAGGTGTGGCTTGCCGGGTCAAGTGCGTCTTCAATGAAATCGATTTCACCTTCAAACACTTCATTTGGCCACGCGCTGGAATGCAGCTTTACTTTCATGCCTTGGCGCAAGGAGCCGATTGCCTGCTCCGGCGCATCAATCCAGCACCACAGGTAACCGGGGTCGCTTACGATGAATAATGGCTGGTTTGCGGTATCCGGGCGCCACTCCATGCCCGGGTTGGTGTTACGTGCCACCACGATGCCGTTAATCGGGCTCTTGATCGTGAAACGCTGGTCGACATTGACGCTGGCACCCAGGGATTTAAGCCTGATTTCTGCGCGCATGGCTTCTGCCTTGATGCGGCTTAAATCAGATTGCGCCTGTTCCAGGTCTTTTCCGGCAATGATGCCGGCGGATGCCAGATCTTTATTGCGGGCAAGGTTGCGTTCGGCCTGTATCAGGTCTGACTTTGCACGTTCGACGTCTGCCTGTGCCGCACCCAGGTCTGGCGAGCTCAGGTGAGCCAGCGCCTGGTTGGTTTTAACCTGGGCGCCAACCTGTGCCATGACATCTGTCAGGTGCCCGGCGACTGGCGAGGTAATGCGTGCAGTGTGGTCTTCATCCCAGGCCAGCCGCGCCGGCAGGCTCAACGCATTCTCTTTGGATGAAACGACAGCTGCCGTAATCAAACGCTGTTTTAACAGCGAGTTCTGGGCAAACTGTACGGAGTTTTCTGAAATGACCGGAGTGTCGGCAGGTGCAGGCTCTGTTGCCGGTGCTTTGTCACAGGCACTTAATGCCGATGCCAAGGCGATTGCGATCAAGCCGTGCGTGATAGGGTGTTTTGCGGATAGGTTGGAAGTCATCATGTTCACTTAGGTTAAAGTGTTAATTGGGTTAAAGTGTTAATTGGCGGTATTAAAGGAAATGGATTGGTTGCGGGCCAGCACTGCGCGTGCAAGGCTGGCGCGTGCATTCAGGGTGTCTAACCGCGTCTGGCGCAGCATGCGCCTTGCGTCCAGTAACTCAAGCAGGCTGAGCGCGCCTTTTTTATAGCCTTGTTCTACGGTGCCCGCCACTTCTTCAGCGCGCGGCAGCTGTTCCTTTTGCAGCAGATCCAGGCTGGTCTCGGCGCTGGAGACATCGGCATTGAGACGATCCCATTCAGACCTGGCGTTAGCCTCTGTGTGAGCAAGCGCTTCCATGGCGGCCTCATGGTCGCTGCTGGCGCGTGCGATCTCGCCTTCATAGCTGTGGTTGACCGTTAACGGTAGCCCGATAGTAAAGCTGATGGTATCGCCGGTACCATTGGTATTGCTGTTGCTGGTAGGCCAGTGGTCGTACTGTACACCTGCCGTGATGTCTGATTTACGTAGCGCCTCTGCCAGGCTTAGCTG
It contains:
- a CDS encoding M16 family metallopeptidase, with the protein product MNMQYIRKTLVTGLAVLTAGFLAFSTAAQAGVKIQKWQTSSGSEVYFVENHDLPIVDISINFAAGAARDTAQKSGVAGVTRYLMTLGAAGMTDEKIANKMADVGAILGGDFDADRAAFKLRTLSSEREKTQALDVFTKILQHPDFPEDVLAREKARIIAGLQESATQPESISSKAFMAALYGSHPYSLDESGEVDTVGRISRADLLDFYRQYYGAKGAVVAIIGDLSREQAAAVAESMTAGLPESAIKAPIPAVTLPTQPVEKRIAHPASQSHILLGYPGIKRGDPDLFPLYVGNYVLGGGGFVSRLTEEVREKRGLVYSVYSYFAPMAEAGPFQIGLQTKKDQAEDALKLVKETLDNFIKNGVTEAELKAAKANIIGGFPMRIDSNSKILDYLSMIGFYKLPLNYLDTYNSSVEKVTAAQIKDAFSRRLKPENFVTIIVGDPDAK
- the rsmD gene encoding 16S rRNA (guanine(966)-N(2))-methyltransferase RsmD, which produces MPRNTASSKKQNTVRINAGEWRSRLLKFPDAEGLRPTPERVRQTVFNWLGQDMTGLHCLDLFAGSGVMGFEALSRNARSAVLVEKTAAVYKAILDNKTALKADAARTFNMDALSFLGQDSQLFDVVFLDPPYNQGWLQKVLPLLPAHLNPDGFVYAEAEYAIEPDEVWRVVKQSKAGNVFYHLLKLHGN
- the coaD gene encoding pantetheine-phosphate adenylyltransferase gives rise to the protein MTEAKKRTAVYPGTFDPITLGHEDLVRRAAHLFDEVIVAVAGSTNKATLFSLAERVQLAQEVFGSYGNVKVVGFSGLLMQFVQEQQAQIVIRGLRAASDFEYEFQLAGMNRKLYPKLETMFLTPSDEYMFISSSLVREVAKLGGEVDQFVSATVENAIKKKLS
- a CDS encoding YfhL family 4Fe-4S dicluster ferredoxin, which gives rise to MALMITDECINCDVCEPACPNEAIYQGEEIYEIDPDKCTECVGHYDKPQCQQVCPIDCIPFNPEVVESKDQLMEKYYRLTAGQ
- the gloA gene encoding lactoylglutathione lyase, which encodes MRMLHTMLRVGNLERSIKFYTEVLGMKVLRQHDYPDGKFTLAFVGYGDESDHTVLELTYNYGVESYEMGKAYGHIAIEVDDAYKACDAVRNTGGKVIREAGPMMHGTTVIAFIEDPDGYKVEFIQAGTY
- a CDS encoding GIY-YIG nuclease family protein — its product is MDWVLYLLECRNGTFYAGITNNLEQRYAAHLSGKGARYTRANPPVKILASKLYADRSAASVAEAQLKRLPRHKKLDFFSVPI
- a CDS encoding efflux RND transporter permease subunit, whose translation is MINRIVRFALTQPVFVVLGLVLFVLGGVIAFINLPIEAFPDVSDTQVNIVAQYPGRAAEEVEKQVTIPIEVAMSGMPNMVRMFTHTQFGLSYMMITFNDKPSDKEARQQVFERLRGIDLPDGVEPDVAPLATSIGEIYRYRVQGDHLNSRQLREIEEWVVEKALKKVPGVANVVSMGGALKQYEVNPDLAKMRDAKITLAQLFSALTRANANAGGGAISQGRQQFLVRSLGTFTTSADIDRVVVGDNGKGVPILVRDIAEVKEASAPVQGLVGQDDSDDIVNGLVLMRKGENPSELLKGIKQTISELNDHGLPPGVQLRPYYDRSWLIDKTLHTVFGNLIEGALLVTFVLLLFLGNLRAALIVACIIPLAVLSTFIGLTFLHLPANLLSLGAMDFGIIVDGAVIVVENVFLRLGNMSDEAQHNFSERRKVIYKAVTEVGRPTLFSMLVIIAAHIPIFTLQRAEGRIFSPMAFSVTSALVGSLMLSLTLVPLLCLWLLRDRIPHHDNRLLTWFKHLYEPAFKWAVARPKKVLGIALILLVAALGLGTKVGTEFLPELDEGTIWVNVTLPPSISQSEALLAAHRIRAALHSVPEVKSVISKVGRPDDGSDPKIFNGGEFFVELAPEETWRKDHKKAQIIDEMDKAVSNLPGVDATFSQPIRDNVLESISQIDGQIVIKVHGDDLSVLRNTARSIVNQIHNVQGVSRAYIDRDGDLPQQIIDIDRDAAARYGINIADIQDAIETALAGKATTELWEGERHFSVVVRLAQEQRSLSKLDDLLIAAPNGAQIPLHELAHFKQTMGAMNIARENGQRVVSIGIFIQDRDMGSVVADMQKKVNANVSVPNGAYVTWSGEFENQQRAMARLSVVVPLSILLIFVLLFDAFGSFKNALLIVANIPFALIGGIVALFITGIPLSVSAAIGFIALFGQAVLNGVVMVSVFDQLIAEGKTPEEAVHEGSMSRLRTVLMTGLLAMFGLLPMALSHNIGAETQRPLAVVVIGGLISATLLTLLVLPSVYLWVVRKYGSPANAEQEKAIVLD
- a CDS encoding efflux RND transporter periplasmic adaptor subunit, producing MTSNLSAKHPITHGLIAIALASALSACDKAPATEPAPADTPVISENSVQFAQNSLLKQRLITAAVVSSKENALSLPARLAWDEDHTARITSPVAGHLTDVMAQVGAQVKTNQALAHLSSPDLGAAQADVERAKSDLIQAERNLARNKDLASAGIIAGKDLEQAQSDLSRIKAEAMRAEIRLKSLGASVNVDQRFTIKSPINGIVVARNTNPGMEWRPDTANQPLFIVSDPGYLWCWIDAPEQAIGSLRQGMKVKLHSSAWPNEVFEGEIDFIEDALDPASHTLKARAKVRNTALKLKAEMYVTAEFDDTAKETMDIPVKAVFLKDASKMVFVKTADGIFTRKEITPVASGDAWVSIAEGLNKGDQVVVDGALYLEKIIEENRTPQAAQQAPKTGQKNVASHDGAAAN